From Flavobacterium arcticum, the proteins below share one genomic window:
- a CDS encoding histone deacetylase family protein — MLSIAFHSIYKHPLPEGHRFPMIKYELLPEQLLHEGTVTQSDFHTPNMPNMRYIFGIHEKAYVNNLLNLTLDPRAARKIGFPLSAELVERELRIAQGTIWGCDQALQKGIAFNIAGGTHHAYSTHGEAFCLLNDQAIGAHYLLQNNLAKKILIVDLDVHQGNGTAEIFKNNDTVFTFSMHGKTNYPFKKEISDLDIALPDNTGDDEYLSILKETLPKLIDSHKPDFIFYLSGVDILASDKLGKLDCSIQGCKERDEYVLNLCYKLNIPVQCSMGGGYSPDIKIIIEAHANTYRAAKNIYF; from the coding sequence ATGCTTTCAATCGCTTTTCACTCTATATACAAGCACCCGTTACCCGAAGGGCATCGATTCCCGATGATAAAATACGAATTGTTACCCGAACAATTACTACACGAAGGAACGGTTACACAAAGTGATTTTCATACCCCTAATATGCCCAATATGCGCTATATATTCGGCATACATGAGAAAGCTTATGTAAATAATTTACTAAACCTAACACTCGACCCACGTGCAGCGCGCAAAATTGGTTTTCCGCTCTCAGCAGAATTAGTAGAAAGAGAATTACGTATTGCACAAGGTACTATTTGGGGATGCGACCAAGCATTACAAAAAGGCATCGCATTCAACATAGCAGGGGGCACACACCATGCCTACAGCACACATGGCGAAGCTTTTTGCCTGCTTAATGACCAAGCCATAGGAGCGCATTATTTACTACAAAATAATCTCGCGAAAAAGATATTAATTGTTGACCTCGATGTACATCAAGGTAATGGTACTGCCGAAATATTTAAAAATAATGACACGGTATTTACTTTCTCTATGCATGGTAAAACCAACTACCCTTTTAAAAAAGAAATATCTGATTTAGATATTGCCCTGCCCGATAATACAGGTGATGATGAGTACCTGTCAATTTTAAAAGAAACCTTACCAAAACTCATCGATAGCCACAAACCTGATTTTATTTTTTACCTGAGTGGTGTAGATATATTGGCTTCTGATAAATTAGGAAAACTAGACTGCTCTATACAAGGTTGCAAAGAACGAGATGAATATGTCTTAAATCTTTGCTATAAACTGAATATTCCTGTACAATGCAGCATGGGTGGTGGTTATAGTCCCGATATAAAAATTATTATTGAAGCCCACGCCAACACGTACAGAGCAGCTAAAAACATTTATTTCTAA
- a CDS encoding beta-ketoacyl synthase N-terminal-like domain-containing protein produces the protein MSISVSITAISSFSPLGNNPDTVWENYRNNASFIQLMHFGVKKAFGAPLSNLLQQEVQALRNSASKYQNLDNSVLYALLASRAAIKKAGWKTGDNFGVNIGSSRGATALFEQYHEAFLKTGLTHTQASPSTTLGNIASWIAQDLKTTGPDISHSITCSTALHALLNGVAWLQSGMADKFIVGGSEAPLTPFTIAQMQAMKIYASKEAEYPCLALDLNKKTNTMVLGEGAATACLEIGRKENAIGYIEGIGYATEELKHSVSISANADCLQKSMQMAIGNTPLNEIDAIVLHAPGTVKGDLSEYNAIKSIFGNNLPLLTTNKWKTGHTFGASGLLSLELALLMLEHNTFINVPFIPVQENKKEIKKVLVNAVGFGGNAVSVLVGK, from the coding sequence TTGTCTATATCTGTTTCCATAACTGCTATCTCTTCTTTCTCACCATTAGGCAATAACCCTGATACTGTTTGGGAAAATTATCGCAACAATGCATCTTTTATACAATTGATGCACTTTGGTGTTAAAAAAGCATTTGGCGCGCCGCTATCTAACCTGTTACAACAAGAAGTACAAGCATTAAGAAATTCAGCATCAAAATATCAAAACCTTGATAACTCGGTACTATATGCACTCTTAGCATCACGTGCTGCCATAAAAAAAGCAGGATGGAAAACAGGCGATAATTTTGGTGTAAACATCGGTTCTTCTCGTGGCGCAACGGCATTATTTGAACAATATCATGAAGCGTTTTTAAAAACAGGACTCACCCATACGCAGGCTTCACCCTCTACCACATTAGGCAATATAGCCTCTTGGATAGCACAAGATCTTAAAACTACTGGACCCGACATATCGCACTCTATAACCTGCTCTACTGCATTACACGCTTTGCTTAACGGTGTGGCATGGTTACAATCGGGCATGGCAGATAAATTTATCGTAGGCGGTAGCGAAGCTCCTCTTACCCCCTTTACCATAGCCCAAATGCAGGCTATGAAAATATATGCATCTAAAGAGGCTGAATACCCATGCCTCGCCCTAGACCTCAACAAAAAAACCAATACTATGGTACTAGGCGAAGGTGCGGCAACTGCCTGTCTAGAAATTGGGCGCAAAGAAAATGCTATTGGTTACATAGAAGGCATTGGCTATGCTACAGAAGAACTGAAACATAGTGTTTCTATTTCGGCAAATGCCGACTGTCTGCAAAAATCGATGCAAATGGCTATTGGCAATACTCCATTAAACGAAATAGATGCCATAGTACTCCATGCTCCTGGTACAGTAAAAGGTGACTTATCTGAATATAATGCTATAAAAAGCATCTTTGGCAACAACCTGCCCTTACTTACTACCAATAAATGGAAAACAGGACATACATTTGGTGCTTCTGGGCTATTAAGCCTTGAGCTTGCATTATTAATGCTAGAACACAACACGTTTATTAATGTGCCTTTTATCCCTGTTCAGGAAAATAAAAAAGAAATTAAAAAAGTACTGGTAAATGCTGTAGGTTTTGGTGGTAATGCCGTGAGCGTATTAGTTGGTAAATAA
- the bioA gene encoding adenosylmethionine--8-amino-7-oxononanoate transaminase: MSNVNKTTSAKDKNLVARDAEYLWHPYTQHKTAALPIAIKRGEGALLWDEDDKQYIDAIASWWVNPFGHSNTFIADAIYKQLTTLEHVLFGGFTHEPAVLVAEKLKEILPQNQQKFFFSDNGSTAVEIALKVALQYNYNKGEKRTKIIAFENAFHGDTFAAMAASGISFFTEAFRGSLIEVTRIPVPVAEQEETSIEALKQLAETDEYAAFIFEPLVQGAAGMVMYTPEALNDLIDICKQNNIFTIADEVMTGFGKTGKNFACDYLTTQPDMMCLSKALTGGTIPMALTTFTQELFDGFYDDDVNKALFHGHTFTANPTGCAAALASIALLQQPEMQENIQRINQQHLAFKTKIEAHPKVKTTRVLGVIFALELKTDGEESYYGGLRNKLYNYFIEKGVILRPVGNIIYILPPYIISDELLNTIYNTIESAINAIV; the protein is encoded by the coding sequence ATGAGCAACGTAAATAAAACCACCTCCGCAAAAGATAAAAACCTTGTAGCACGTGATGCCGAATACCTTTGGCATCCTTATACACAACACAAAACAGCAGCACTACCTATAGCCATAAAACGCGGAGAAGGTGCGCTACTATGGGATGAAGATGACAAACAATATATAGACGCTATAGCATCGTGGTGGGTAAACCCCTTTGGGCACAGCAACACCTTTATAGCCGATGCCATATACAAGCAGCTTACCACGCTAGAACATGTACTATTTGGCGGATTCACACATGAACCTGCCGTATTGGTAGCCGAAAAACTAAAAGAGATACTACCACAAAATCAGCAAAAATTCTTCTTTTCAGATAACGGCTCTACCGCTGTAGAAATTGCCTTAAAAGTAGCATTACAATACAATTATAACAAAGGTGAAAAACGCACTAAGATAATTGCTTTCGAAAATGCTTTTCATGGTGATACCTTTGCGGCAATGGCAGCAAGCGGTATATCATTTTTTACCGAAGCCTTTCGTGGCTCACTTATAGAAGTTACCCGCATTCCTGTACCTGTAGCGGAACAAGAAGAGACAAGTATAGAAGCGTTAAAACAACTTGCAGAAACAGACGAATACGCAGCCTTTATTTTCGAGCCCTTAGTACAAGGTGCGGCAGGAATGGTTATGTACACCCCCGAAGCATTAAATGATTTAATAGACATTTGTAAACAAAATAACATATTTACCATAGCCGATGAAGTAATGACGGGCTTTGGCAAAACAGGTAAAAACTTTGCTTGCGATTACCTTACTACACAACCCGATATGATGTGCTTATCTAAAGCACTTACTGGTGGCACTATACCTATGGCACTAACGACTTTTACACAAGAGTTATTTGATGGTTTTTATGATGACGATGTAAACAAAGCATTATTTCATGGGCATACCTTTACGGCAAACCCTACAGGGTGTGCTGCTGCATTAGCCAGTATTGCGCTATTGCAACAACCTGAAATGCAAGAAAACATACAGCGCATTAACCAACAACACCTTGCTTTTAAAACTAAGATAGAAGCACACCCAAAGGTTAAAACTACAAGAGTATTAGGTGTAATTTTTGCCCTTGAATTAAAAACAGATGGTGAAGAAAGCTATTATGGCGGACTTAGAAATAAATTATACAATTATTTTATAGAAAAAGGTGTAATACTACGCCCTGTGGGGAATATCATCTATATACTCCCACCCTATATCATTAGCGATGAATTATTAAATACTATTTATAACACAATAGAATCGGCTATTAATGCTATTGTATAG
- the bioD gene encoding dethiobiotin synthase, which yields MKLFITGIGTDVGKTIASAIITEALEADYWKPIQAGDLNNSDSHKVKKYISNTKTTFHDNSYALNTPASPHLAAAIDGITIDLKKIKAPKTKNHLVIEGAGGLFVPLNDNDTIADLIQPDYKVIIVSRHYLGSINHTLLTIEALKNKNIAVAGIIFNGEENKATEEIILHKTGITFLGRIENEPFFDTTVIRDYADQFKNNLEALNS from the coding sequence ATGAAACTATTTATAACAGGTATAGGCACAGACGTAGGTAAAACAATAGCATCGGCAATTATTACCGAAGCTCTAGAAGCCGACTACTGGAAACCCATACAAGCAGGAGATCTCAACAATTCTGATAGTCATAAAGTGAAAAAATACATCTCTAACACTAAAACAACATTTCACGATAACAGCTATGCGCTCAATACACCAGCAAGTCCGCACCTTGCAGCAGCAATAGACGGTATTACTATAGACCTTAAAAAAATAAAAGCCCCCAAAACTAAAAATCATTTGGTTATAGAAGGTGCTGGCGGACTATTTGTTCCGTTAAATGATAATGATACTATTGCCGACCTTATACAGCCCGATTATAAAGTTATCATAGTATCACGCCATTACTTGGGTAGTATCAATCATACGTTACTTACTATTGAAGCCTTAAAAAATAAAAATATAGCGGTTGCAGGTATCATTTTTAATGGTGAAGAAAACAAAGCAACCGAAGAAATAATACTACACAAAACAGGTATTACATTCCTTGGCAGGATAGAAAACGAGCCTTTTTTCGATACAACAGTTATTCGTGATTATGCCGATCAGTTTAAAAATAACCTAGAAGCATTAAATTCATAA
- a CDS encoding AI-2E family transporter → MNTLKVPSYIKAVFISLLIILIVFFMIVGKTILVPLFVSGFISMLLTPACNWLEKRKVPRTVSAAVSLLIFMIVISASLVFIYFQVRGFVEDLGDNLSEKVNGYVIDANNWSYENLGIDMGMYNGFEFKKAVAIVQTEDASPTQLIFITLSTLSDILLLPVFIFFLLIYRDHLAVFISKVFRKQNDSDLLDKLTAIRRIVYDYISGAGKVMMILAIINTAVLFTLGIEHAIFFGVLAGMLNIIPYLGPILGAVLPFFFALITKDGLFYPIAIIISFTFIQLLENAFLTPKITGSNVNLNAFVTFLGLLIGAAIWGVVGMILIIPTIAILKKLFEMNPETQPYAYLFGEEDSNWFKKRLRKREQPKPEESI, encoded by the coding sequence ATGAATACATTGAAAGTGCCATCTTATATAAAAGCTGTTTTTATATCGTTGCTCATTATTCTTATCGTTTTTTTTATGATAGTGGGAAAAACTATTTTGGTGCCGCTTTTTGTATCGGGATTTATATCAATGTTATTAACACCTGCTTGTAATTGGTTAGAAAAGCGTAAAGTTCCTAGAACAGTAAGTGCTGCGGTGAGTTTGTTGATTTTTATGATTGTTATATCCGCCTCATTGGTTTTTATCTATTTTCAAGTTCGTGGTTTTGTAGAGGATTTAGGTGATAATCTTTCGGAAAAAGTAAATGGATATGTAATAGATGCTAACAACTGGAGTTATGAAAATCTAGGCATAGATATGGGTATGTACAATGGTTTTGAGTTTAAAAAAGCAGTAGCTATTGTACAAACAGAAGATGCTAGCCCCACACAACTTATATTTATTACACTAAGTACTTTATCAGATATATTACTGTTACCTGTATTCATTTTTTTCCTGCTTATTTATAGAGACCACCTTGCGGTATTCATCAGTAAAGTTTTTCGGAAGCAAAATGATAGTGACTTGCTAGACAAGTTAACGGCTATTCGCCGAATAGTATATGATTATATTAGTGGGGCAGGAAAGGTGATGATGATACTTGCTATAATAAATACGGCTGTGCTTTTTACCTTGGGTATAGAACACGCTATCTTTTTTGGAGTATTAGCAGGGATGCTAAACATCATTCCGTACTTAGGTCCTATACTGGGTGCCGTACTACCTTTCTTCTTTGCTTTAATAACAAAAGATGGGTTGTTTTACCCAATAGCTATTATTATATCGTTTACTTTCATACAATTGTTAGAAAATGCCTTTCTTACTCCTAAAATTACAGGAAGCAATGTAAACCTTAATGCCTTTGTTACTTTTTTGGGACTGCTTATAGGTGCGGCTATTTGGGGGGTGGTAGGCATGATTTTGATTATCCCTACTATTGCAATACTTAAAAAACTGTTTGAAATGAATCCTGAAACGCAACCGTATGCTTACCTGTTTGGTGAAGAGGATAGCAACTGGTTTAAGAAGCGATTACGAAAACGTGAACAACCTAAGCCTGAAGAGTCAATTTAA
- a CDS encoding aminotransferase class I/II-fold pyridoxal phosphate-dependent enzyme, whose amino-acid sequence MQQLPKSLSDKLAQRQQNGLLRQLPTPSSLIDFASNDYLGLSQSKTIFDAAHQYLIEHNSITNGATGSRLISGNHNIYNQVESYIAQVHNTKNALIFNSGYDANVGFFSCVPQKGDVVLYDEFIHASIRDGMRLSNAIAYKFPHNNLDALKKLIERHKGTAIELYIVTESVFSMDGDSPDLTALAELAANHNCKLIVDEAHALGVFGIKGEGLVQHLELQDKVFARIMTFGKGLGSHGAVILGSKALMDYLVNFARSFIYTTGLPPHSVATVFCAYKQLQEDDENRKKLKSNIQFFKAEVKRLELTTFIHSNSAIHCTILSGNEKVKNIAQQLQHSGYNVKAILSPTVPKEKERLRFCLHSYNTPSEITAVLAHLKLTLQA is encoded by the coding sequence ATGCAGCAGTTACCCAAATCGCTTTCAGATAAATTAGCACAACGCCAGCAAAATGGTTTGCTACGCCAGCTACCTACCCCATCATCATTAATAGATTTTGCATCGAATGACTATTTAGGACTATCGCAAAGCAAGACCATTTTTGATGCAGCACACCAATACCTCATCGAGCATAATAGTATAACTAACGGCGCCACAGGTTCACGGCTTATTAGCGGAAATCATAATATTTATAACCAAGTTGAAAGCTATATAGCACAAGTTCACAATACCAAAAATGCGCTTATATTTAACTCAGGCTACGATGCTAATGTTGGCTTCTTCTCTTGTGTGCCGCAAAAGGGAGATGTGGTATTATATGATGAGTTCATTCATGCCTCTATACGCGATGGTATGCGACTGAGCAATGCTATAGCATACAAATTCCCACATAATAACTTAGATGCATTAAAAAAGCTCATAGAACGACACAAGGGTACTGCTATTGAGCTATATATTGTAACCGAATCGGTTTTCTCGATGGATGGCGATAGCCCTGACTTAACCGCTCTAGCAGAATTAGCAGCCAACCATAATTGCAAGCTTATAGTAGACGAAGCTCATGCATTAGGAGTATTCGGTATAAAGGGCGAAGGCTTAGTACAACATTTAGAGTTACAGGATAAAGTTTTTGCCAGAATCATGACTTTTGGAAAAGGATTAGGCTCTCATGGTGCGGTTATTTTGGGCAGCAAAGCTCTTATGGATTATCTAGTTAATTTCGCCCGCAGTTTTATCTATACTACAGGATTACCACCGCATAGTGTTGCTACTGTTTTTTGTGCTTACAAGCAACTACAAGAGGATGATGAAAATCGTAAAAAACTGAAAAGCAATATTCAATTTTTTAAAGCCGAAGTCAAAAGACTAGAACTAACTACTTTTATACACAGTAACTCAGCTATACATTGCACTATATTATCAGGAAATGAAAAAGTAAAAAATATAGCGCAACAATTACAGCATAGTGGTTATAATGTAAAAGCTATACTTTCGCCTACCGTGCCCAAAGAAAAAGAACGCTTACGCTTTTGTTTGCACAGCTACAATACCCCTTCAGAAATTACAGCTGTATTAGCACATCTTAAATTGACTCTTCAGGCTTAG
- a CDS encoding DUF2975 domain-containing protein — protein sequence MRKLSTLKTIADILFVLTMIGAVIGLPFILMLAVMPEQVPFTLNENLESIGGWELIIILLIVYLGALFFVYALYLFRKTLDLFRKRIIFDNRVIKNFDQIGKAILIGYFIIFTMYVFTWFTDNTHEIKFNIGWNNTLFTIGLGLFFIVLSEVFQMGKNLKEENEQTI from the coding sequence ATGAGAAAGCTTTCTACTTTAAAAACTATTGCCGATATACTATTTGTTCTTACTATGATAGGAGCTGTGATTGGTCTCCCGTTTATATTGATGCTTGCAGTTATGCCTGAACAAGTTCCATTTACATTAAATGAGAATCTAGAAAGTATAGGTGGTTGGGAGTTAATTATTATATTACTTATAGTATATCTGGGTGCTTTGTTCTTTGTATATGCACTTTACTTGTTTAGAAAAACGCTTGATTTATTTAGAAAACGAATCATTTTTGATAATCGTGTTATTAAAAACTTTGATCAAATTGGTAAAGCAATATTGATAGGTTATTTTATAATATTTACAATGTACGTGTTTACTTGGTTTACAGATAACACTCATGAAATAAAGTTTAATATTGGATGGAATAATACATTGTTTACAATAGGTCTTGGTTTGTTCTTTATAGTACTAAGTGAAGTATTCCAGATGGGTAAGAACTTGAAAGAAGAAAACGAGCAAACAATATAA
- a CDS encoding DUF2975 domain-containing protein: MRYHLNIILLAIRAMIIVIIVYTGMQLFKAYATFLNPTGFENTIREEFDTFSKGFDISQGALPYFYILYAILLGYLVYVLITLYRSFDRLQKGEVFYKKQAAEFKRAGGGIIIFAKCKYLLFCVFGVFFFRSFSIFIKEIPMFLVVYFLGKLVLVLYYLAEKGTFLKEENELTI; this comes from the coding sequence ATGAGGTATCATTTAAATATTATACTGCTTGCCATTCGTGCCATGATAATTGTAATAATAGTTTATACGGGAATGCAACTCTTTAAGGCTTATGCTACATTTTTAAACCCAACGGGCTTTGAAAATACTATAAGAGAAGAATTTGATACATTTAGTAAAGGATTTGATATATCTCAGGGTGCTTTACCTTATTTTTATATACTTTATGCTATACTATTGGGGTACTTGGTATATGTTTTAATAACGCTGTATCGTAGTTTTGATAGGTTGCAAAAAGGGGAGGTTTTTTATAAAAAACAGGCTGCCGAGTTTAAAAGGGCAGGGGGTGGAATTATCATATTTGCAAAATGTAAATACTTACTGTTTTGTGTTTTTGGAGTTTTTTTCTTTCGTAGTTTTAGCATTTTTATTAAGGAGATCCCTATGTTTCTTGTGGTTTATTTTTTAGGTAAACTTGTGTTGGTATTATATTACTTAGCCGAGAAAGGTACATTCCTGAAAGAGGAAAACGAATTAACTATATAG
- a CDS encoding helix-turn-helix domain-containing protein, with translation MPIIINLDVMLAKRKMRSNELAERVGITTANLSILKTGKAKAIRFSTLEAICKELDCQPADIMEYVEEVNNKL, from the coding sequence ATGCCAATAATTATAAATCTTGATGTAATGCTGGCAAAGCGGAAAATGCGAAGTAATGAGCTTGCTGAGCGTGTAGGGATTACTACGGCAAACCTCTCGATATTAAAAACGGGTAAAGCAAAGGCTATACGGTTTAGTACGCTCGAAGCCATTTGTAAAGAACTGGATTGCCAACCTGCCGATATTATGGAGTATGTAGAAGAGGTGAATAATAAACTATAA
- a CDS encoding F0F1 ATP synthase subunit epsilon — protein MLLEIVSPEGHLFKGEVTAVTVPGVDGEFQLLNQHANIVSVLAAGTVKIAVNNLNAATEYSPKFTRNDKEQKLFLAIQSGTLEMKDNKIIILVD, from the coding sequence ATGTTGTTAGAAATAGTATCGCCAGAAGGGCACTTATTTAAAGGAGAGGTTACTGCAGTAACTGTACCTGGTGTTGATGGTGAATTTCAATTATTAAACCAGCACGCTAATATCGTTTCGGTACTAGCAGCGGGTACTGTTAAGATTGCAGTAAATAATTTAAATGCTGCTACCGAATATTCTCCAAAATTTACTCGTAATGACAAAGAGCAAAAGTTGTTTCTTGCCATACAGTCGGGTACATTAGAGATGAAAGACAATAAGATCATTATTTTGGTTGATTAA